GCAGGCTGCCCAGCAGGGCGGTACACAGGATGGCTTTCGCCAGCGGGCGCATCAGTGATGGGAATGGCTTATTCATTGGCATCTCCTCCGAACAGGGCAACGTCGATGCCGTCGCATATTGCATGAATGGTGACCAGGTGTACTTCCTGGATCCGGGCGGTGCGGCCGTTAGGCACGCAAATATTGACATCAGCGTCGGTCAGCAGCTTGGCCAGCGCGCCGCCGTCTTTGCCGGTCAGCAGCACGATGCGCATTTCACGCTCGAGTGCGGCTTCGACGGCGGCCACCACGTTGGCCGAATTGCCTGACGTGGAAATGGCCAGCAGCACGTCGCCGGCCTGGCCAAAGGCCTGGACCTGCTTGGAGAAAATCTCCTTGTAGCTGTAATCGTTGCCCACAGCCGTCATGATCGAGGTATCGGTCGTGAGCGCCATGGCGGGCAGGGGAAAGCGCTCGCGCTCGAAACGGCCAACCAGTTCGGCAGCGAAGTGCTGGCAATCGGCGGCCGAGCCGCCATTGCCGCAAGCGAGAATCTTGTTGCCGTTGGACAGGGCGCTGAACATCAGTTCAATGGCCTGGGCAATCGGCTGAGCCAGGGAAGCGGCGCACTGGAGCTTCAGTTCGGCGCTTTCCTGGAAGTGGGCGAGGATGCGTTGATTATTCATACGCCGATTATAGTCCAATGCCCGCGCCCCCTTGCAAGCGGCCTGAAATTTGCTTACATATCGGGGCGCCTGCTGGTCCGGTCCGGCTCTGGCAAATCGTACAGCTGGCCCCGCGAAAACGCCGGCAGCTGGTCGAAATAATACGGCGAACGGGGATCGGTGCTTTGTGAATAGGTCAGGATGCCGCGCGCGTTCAGCTTCTTGTTTTTCAGCGCCACGATCTGCAGGTAGCTGGTACCAAAGAAGGGCTGGTACTGGCCATCGGCAAAGGGACGCGACTCCACTTTGTTGAGCACGCCTTCAAATTCCTCGCCGCCGGGCACGGCAATCTTTTTGCCGCGCACGGTCAGGTATTGCACCGTGCCGAGCGGCGCGCCCGGGGCGATCCCGGCCGCGTCGAACATCCTGACCGCGCCGCCCAGCGCCTGCAGCAGCGCCGTGCGCACGGCAGCGTCACCGGTCATCAGGCCCGCCGGCGTATTGACGGGGTCCTGCGGATCAAAGGCGGTGCGGTGCAGGTTGGGAATGGCGCGCGCCGTGCGCCAGAATTCCCGGAACAGATGGGCACCGCGCGAGTGGACGGCACTGCGGCGGTCCCAGGCGGCAAGCGTATGCCAGGCACTTGCGAGCTGTACGGTGGTGCCGTCGGGCAGGGTCACGGCAGGATGGTTGCCCGCCAGGGTCAGCAAGTCGTCGAGGACCATCGCAGCGGCGTAATTATCACTATTGAAGAACAGCCGTTCCAGGTGGCGCGGCGTGAACTGCCTGCCGGGCAGCCCGTCCGTGCCGTTCAGGCGGCGTGCGATGAGCGTGAGGCCGGCCCGCGTGCGCAGCCGCTGCGGCACGGCCACGGGGCCGGCCATGGGGCTGATGTTATCCCAGGTGATGGCAGGATTGGTCAGCCAGTAGCTGTCGTTGGAATTGGCCACAAAGTCGGTACGGATGGCCACCGGCAGGCGCGATGGCGGCACCAGCCCGGGAGCCGGGGAACTGCTGTCGTTCTTCCAGGCGCAGTCGCTGGTGGTGCCGCGCAGCACCAGCAGGTCGGCAGCGCGCAGCAGGGCCGCGGCCTGCGGGCTTGGGGCGCAGCGCACGATATCGGCATGGTCCACATTGGGCATGGCGGTCAGGTCGGCGTACAGCACTTCGCCGGTGGCGTCCGCCGCCACCGTGTTCACCCAGGGAATGCCCATGTTGCGCTCCATGGCGGCCCGGGCCTGGCGCACGTTCTTTGCACGCACCAGATCCAGCCATGTTTTCACGACCCGATTATTGCTGGCGTTAATGTCGGCAAAGGCATAGGCGCGTGTCTGGGTCCAGCCCAGACCGGCGCGCGGAATCGTGATGACGGGGCCAAACTGGGTACGGTACAGGCGCCGCGACACGTTGGACAGGGCGCCGTTGACCAGCACCGGCACATTGATATCGACCGCTTCCATCGGCTTTTCCATGCCGTCAACCACGTACACCAGTGGATTGCCGGGCTTGAGCGCCAGTTCAAAGAAAGTAAAGCGGCGGCCGGTGGAGACCGTGTGCGTCCAGCTGAGCGTGCGGTTGTAGCCGATCTGGATGATCGGCACCCCGCCGAGCGCGGCGCCGGTCACGTCCAGCATGCCAGGCACCGTCATCTGGGCCTGGTAGAAGCGGTTGCTGCCGGTCCAGGGGAAGTGGGGATTGCCCAGCAACAGGCTGCCGCCCCCGGCCACCGTATCGCGGCCAAAGGCCCAGGCATTGGATGCCAGCGGCAGCTGCGGCCGGGTGGCCTGCAGCAGCGTGTCGAGGTCGACCGCGCTGCTGGCCTGCTGGGTGGCGGCAGGCGGCGCGGCGCCGGCGATGGCCTCGATGAAGTTGGCGCCGCTGGCCAGGATGGCCTTGTCCACAAAAATCTTGTGCATGTCGGCAGCCGTGATCGGACGCACCCAAGCCTTGCCACGGCAGGCCGGGTCAATGGCGGCGGACGGCGTCTGGCTGAGGTAGCGGTTGACGCCGCTGACATAGCCGCTCACGAGCTGGCGCGTGCCCTCGTCGGCGTTGGCGTAGAGGGCGCTGGCGCGCTGGCCATCGACGTAAAAGCGGTAAAAAATGTCGCTGGCCAGGTTGGTCGTGCTGGCGCGCTCGGTCTGGGTAAGCACCATCCCGTCCGGGCCCAGGTAGCGCGAGCGCTCACCGTTGACGGTCATCAGGTAGTCCTGCAGCAGGCAGAAATTGTCTTGCGCGTAAGCGTAGCCCAGGCCTGCTGCCGCGCCCGCCAGCGTTGGGGCCTTGATCAGCGCCACGCCCTGGGCATTGCGGCTCAGGGAAAATGGCGCACCGGGTGAGTGCGCCGCGCCGGCGGCGGCACTGACGGCCAGGGTGAGCAAACCAATGGCGAGGCGCGGGTGCGGAGCAGTCTTCATGAGTTTTTCCCTTGATCGAAGTGTGAATTCAGGCAGCGAGGCGCATGCCAGAATCTGTCATTGGGTAGGCAAGGTCAAGTGAATTCGGAATAAAAACGGCAAGATCGAAAAATTTACAACTTTCCGCATGTGCGGTTCTTTGCGTTATCCGTGCTGCAGATTCAGGCATCGGCCTGCACTGCATCGACCAGCCACTCCAGCTGCTCGCCATCGATGGCGACCACGTCAATCCTGCACGGCGGCACCCTGGGAAAGCGCTGCAGGTAGGTGTGCGCAGCCCGCACCACGCGTCTGATCTTGGCCGGGCTGATACTGGCCATCGCCCCGCCGTAGGAGCTGGCGGCCCGCTGGCGCACTTCGACGAACACGAGCTGCTTGCCATCGCGCATGACCAGGTCGATTTCGCCGCAGGCACAGCTAAAATTGCTTTCCACATGCTCCAGGCCGCGCCCGCGCAGATAAGCCAGGGCGCGCTGCTCGCCAGCCTGCCCCTGCCGCTGCTTAGGACTGAGCCGCAGCGGCCACATGTCAGCGCCTGGTGGCGGCCGGCTTGTAGCTGCCGGCCTGGTAGATCACGGCCGGCTCCACGCGCTCGAAGCGGGCCCCGCCCGGACCGAAGCTGACCGTCAGCTGCCCGGTGACGCCGTCGAGCTGGAAGTTGGTATTGGGCCGCAGCGCCACTTCACGCGCCACGCGGTAGGCATCGATGCCGAGCGCGTACAGGCGCCCCATGTCCAGCGAATGGCGGGTGACAGGCCGTGGATACTGCATCACGGCAGTATTGTCGGCACTGACGTGCCATGGAAGGTCGAGCAGGCGCATGCCTTCCAGTTCCAGCATCGCGTCGCCCGATTCGCGCCCCGGGTTGATGGACGAGGTGCCGTAAAGCGGCACCGCATTGCCGATATTGGTGCGCACCTGGCGCAGCTGGTCGGCATCGAGAGCCGCGAACAGCAGGCCCGGCGCGTCGGTATCGATCCTCTGCTTGAGCTGGTTGACTGCATCGTCGCCCACGTAGCCATTGTTGCCGGGCACTTCCACCAGCTGCGCCGTATTGCCCAGCTGCTTCCACTGCTGGGCAAAGGCGCTGGCAATGCGGCGCTGCCAGGCATTGGTGCCGGAAATGATCAGGGCGCTCGCGCCCGGCTGTTCCGCCGCGGCCCAGTTGGCCACCTGGCGGGCCTCGTCCTCGATCGACAGGCCAATGATGAGCATGGAAGGCGGGATGGGATTATCCTCGCTGCGCCCGTCCGGGTGGTTCAGCGCAATGGTGGGCTTGGTGACCGTGCCGCTGACTGCCACCGCCGTGACGGCCGGGCGCGCCAGGGGGCCGACAATGATGTCGTTATCGCGCCGCGCGGCCATGTAGGCGTCCAGTGCTTCGTCGGAACTGTCGGACGTTTCAATCAGGTTGACGATGAAACCGGCCCTGTCGCGTTCATACGCGGCCATGAAACCGGCGCGCACGGCGTCGGCCGGCGCGCCCAGGGCTTCCGAACGCAAGGGCAGGATCAGGGCGATCCGGATCGGCACGGCGGCACTGTCGGCCGGGGGCGCGGCGCTGGTGGGCATCTCGACCGGCATGGTCTGCACCGATGCCTGGGGCACGGCCGGCGCCACGGGCGTGGTGAGCGGCATGGGACTGGTGCGCGCAGCCGGCGCACTTGTGTTTGCCTCGATTGGCGCGCACAATCGGCCCGGCGCGTCGCAGGGCGTGCTGCAGCCACTCGTGAGCACCATGATTGCGCCTAGCAGCGCGCCGTTCAGAATTTTTAACAGCATCACCATTCCCCATGACAGAACAACAGTCCAGTACGATCGCGCAACTCCCCGTGTTGAGCGAGGCAGCACAGCAGTCCTATCCTACCGCAACCCTGTATATCGTGGCCACTCCGATCGGCAACGTGGCCGATATCAGTGTGCGCGCACTGCACGTGCTGGGCATGGTCGATGCCGTGGCCTGCGAGGACACCCGCAATACCGGCCACCTGCTGTCGCGCTTTGGCCTGTCGCGCCCCATGATCGCGGCCCATCAGCACAACGAGCGCGAAGTGGCCGACAAGATCATCCATCGCCTGCAGGCCGGCGAGCGCATTGCGCTGGTGTCGGACGCCGGCACGCCGGGCGTATCGGACCCGGGCGCGCGTATTGTCGACGCGGTGCGCGCGGCCGGCCTGCGCGTGGTGCCCCTGCCGGGCGCGTCGGCCGCCATCGCCGCCATCTCTGCCAGCGGGCTGGTCAACGACCAGTTCCATTTCGTCGGCTTTCTCCCGGCCAAAGCCAAGCAGCGCGAAGCGGCCTTGCTGGCGCTGCTGGGCACGAGCGCCACGCTGGTCTTGTATGAAGCGCCGCACCGCATTGTCGATTGCGTGGCGGCGCTGGCCGCCGTCTTTCCGCCCGCGCGCCAGGTGGTGTTTGCGCGCGAGCTGACCAAGCTGTTCGAGGAAATCCACCGCTGCCCGCTGGGCCAGGCCATGGCCTGGGTGCAGGCCGACGCGCATCGCGAAAAAGGGGAATTCGTGGTGCTGGTGGAGGGCGCACCGGCCACCGGCGACGCCGGTGACGCCGAAGCCGAGCGCATCCTCGCCATCCTGCTGGCCGAGTGTTCGGTCAAGCAGGCGGCCAGCCTGGCGGCGCAGATCACCGGGCGCAAGAAAAATGCGCTGTACGAGCGGGCGCTGCAGATCAAGGGCGATGCTGGCTGATCCTCTTCCACGATCAGCGCGTTTTCTCGGCGTCAATGTTCTTTAGCGAACCGACCGCGACGCACGACTGCTCTACGCTGGTGCCATTGACAACTGTCCGATCCTTGCCACGCCGCCACCGGGCAGCGTGGCCCGGTTGACCCGCGCCACGATGATTTCAACAAAAATCCAATTCCTGCTCAGGCGCCTGCGCGAGCGCTTGTGGGTCAAACCCCTGATTGCCTGCATCCTGTCGGTGGCCAGCGTGATGCTGGCCCACGTGGCCGACAATATTTCCATTGACTGGAAAGTGCCGGAGATCGCCCAGGGATCGATTGTCGACCTGCTCAAGATCATTGCGGCCAGCATGCTGGGCGTGGCCACCTTTGCCGTGGCATCGATGGTGTCCGCTTATGCATCCACCGGGCAATCTGCCACCGCCCGGGCCTTTCCGCTGGTGGTATCGGACGACGTGTCGCAAAACGCCCTGTCCATCTTCGTTGGCGCCTTCATTTTCGCCATTGTGGGCTTGGGCGCGACAATGAACGATTACTTTGGCAAGGCTGGGCGCTTCACCCTGTTCAGCCTGACGCTGCTGACGCTGGCATGCGTCATCGTGGTGTTCGTGCGCTGGGTGGACAGCATTGCCCGGCTGGGCCGGCTGGGGGCCGTCATGGCCAAGGTTGAACAGGCCACGGCCAAGGCCATCAAGCGGCGCAAGGCCGTGCCTTGCCTGGGCGGCATGGCCACCAGCGGTCCGGCGGCAGGCCTGGCCTTTCACGCCGACGACCATGGCTATTTGCAGCGCATCGACATGGTAGCGCTGCAGTGCATTGCCGAAGAGAGCAAGGTCCGGATCATCGTGGCCGCCCTGCCCGGCGCCATGATCGTCGCTTCCCGTCCCCTCGGCTTTGTCCTGCCCGATTCCGGCCAGAGCGGCCCGGTGGAGCCGGCACTGCTGCGCAAGGCCTTCGTGATCGGACCGGTTCGGCAGTTCGATGATGATCCCCGCTTCGGGCTGGTGGTCCAGGCCGAAATTGCCTGCCGCGCCCTCTCGCCTGCCATGAACGACGCCGGCACCGCGATCGGCATCCTCGGTTCCGTGCACCGCCTGTTTGCCACCTGGGCCGAGCCGGCCGAAGCCAAGAGGCCCGAGTTCGACCGGGTGGATGTGCCGATGCTGTCGGTCAGTGAAATGTTCGACGATGTCTTTCCTGCCATTGCCCGCGATGGCGCAGCCATCGTGGAAGTGGCCATGCGGCTGCAGCGCGTACTGGGCGAACTGGGGCGCAGCGGCGATCCCGCCATGCGCGCCGTCGCAAGGCGCCACGCGACCCTGGCGCTGGCACGTGCCGAGGCTGCTACCGACTTTGGACCGGACCTGGAACTGCTGCGGCGCCGCCACGCCGATTACTGGGGCGAACCCGCTGTAGACGCGTAAGTCAGGCAGCGTCGTGCGGCAGCCGGGCCAGCTTGGCATAGGCAGCGCGGTCGCCGGCCTGCGTGACGGGGACAACCGACAGGCTGCCGTCGCTTTCGAGAATAACCGCATCGATCGGCTCCAGTGATCCATAACCATGCTTGCGCACCGCGGCCAGCACCTCCTCGGCGGTCACGCGCGTGCGCTTCATGTCCTCATGGCAGAGTTTGCCGTCGATGAGCAGGACGGTGGGGGCGGTCTTGACCATATCGCTGATCACGGACGAGCGGACCGAGCACCAGGTAATGATCAGCTGCAAGACAACCAGCAGGGCCAGGGCGGCCATGCCGACGGCCAGGCTGACGTCCTTGTTGAGCAGAATGGTGGCCAGGGTGGAACCGAACGCCACGGTCACGATCAGGTCGAACGAATTCATTTTTGACAGCGTGCGGTTGCCGCTCATGCGCAGCAGGATGACCAGTCCGACGTAGGCAAAAAAGCCCACGATAATGACGCGCATGATGTTGTCTCCGCTATCGTAAAACATGTGCATGGCCCTCCTGGTGCCGATTTCAATGTGCTATGAAAACAACATGATGGGCGGTTTTGCCATGCCTTGTCGCCCCGCTGGACAAGTCCCGCGCCCTGCCTGGTGTGGCAAGGCCGGCAGGCTGGAGAAATAATCGTGGCAAGCCTTGACCGGGGTGGCGCCAGCCGTTATGATTCTGGTCCTCGGAGTGTGGCGCAGTCCGGTAGCGCACCTGGTTTGGGACCAGGGGGTCCAAGGTTCGAATCCTTGTACTCCGACCAGTATTTCTTATGTAGGCTGACAAACGACGCATCGTCAGCCTGTCATATCCCTTCTTCCCCTGAATTTCCCCTGTCTCTTGTTGCTCTCAACGCCCGCGTTTGATCTGGGCAAATGTTCGCATTTCCGTTTGGAAATAGGATGGCTCCTGTCGCCGTCACAGTGAGAAAAACATGTACCCCATCGCCCGTCTGCTGGCCTGTTCCGTGCTGGCCTGGAGCACCGCTGCCGCCACTGCCGGCAATATCGTGCAAGATCCCGGTTTTGAACAAGGCTCAAAGTACTGGAAATCGCTGCATTTCGCACTCGGCCCTGCTCCCTTGTGGGCCCATACCGACCCGGGTGCTGCGCGCCTGACATATTGCAATTACGACGCTTGCCTGAACCGGCTCAATGAGGGCGCGTACGTGGGCCAGCTGTTGTCAACCACGGCGGGCGAACTGTACGACCTCACGTTCTGGGTGCGCAGCTTTACTGGCGAGAGCAGATTTTCGGTATTCTGGGACGGCGCCCTGGTGACCAGCCGCGGCACGCCCAACGGCCCCATGCAGCAATACGCGTTTTCCGGCCTGGCTGCCAGTGCCAATGCGACGCTGCTGCAGGTGCATGCCTTTAACAGCCTGCACCAGCACATGTCGTTCGACGACTTCAGCGTGCTCAAGCACACCTTGCCCCCGGCGCTCGAACCGCTGGAGCCGCAGCTGCCGGTCAGTGAACCGGCGATGTATGGTCTGATCCTGGCAGCGCTGGGGGGCATGATGCTGGCCATGCGCCGCCCGGTCGCATGACAGATTCAGGCTGGCGTGGCCTGGCGCCTGGCGGCCAGTGCATTGCCGGCGCGGCTGGCGCCCTTGCGGCCCAGGTGCTGCGAGATGAACTGGCCCGCGTCCACCACCAGGTCCAGGTCCACGCCGGTCTCGATGCCCAGGCCCTGCATCAGGTACAGCACATCTTCGGTTGCCACGTTGCCCGTCGCGCCCCTGGCATACGGGCAGCCCCCCAGGCCGGCCAGCGAAGAGTGGAAAATCGACACGCCCACTTCCAGGCTGGCGTAGATGTTCGCAAGGGCCTGGCCGTAGGTGTCGTGGAAGTGGCCGGAAATGCGGTCCAGGTGAAACGCTTCGGCCGCGCGCAGCATCACCGCCTGCGTCTTGCGCGCCGTGGCCACGCCGATGGTGTCGGCAATGTCGATTTCGTCGCAGCCCAGGTCGCGCATGCGGCCCACCACGTCGGCCACTGCATCGAGCGGTACCTCGCCCTGGTACGGGCAGCCGAAGGCGCAGCTGATGCTGCCGCGCAGGCGCAAGCCGTTTGCCTTGGCCGCCCTGGCCACGCCTTCAAAGCGGGCAATCGACTCCGCAATGGAACAGTTGATGTTCTTTTGCGAGAACGCTTCCGATGCCGAGCCAAAAATCACCACTTCGTCGGCGCGCGCCGCCAGCGCCGCTTCAAAGCCCTGCATGTTGGGCGTGAGGGCCGAGTAGACCGTACCCGCGCGGCGCGTGATGCCGGCCATGACTTCAGCACTGGTGGCCATCTGCGGCACCCACTTGGGGGACACGAAGGAAGCTGCTTCCACGTTCGCAAAACCAGCCTGCGACAGGCGGTCCACCAGCTCGATCTTGACCGCGGCCGACACGGATTCCTTTTCGTTCTGCAGGCCGTCGCGCGGACCGACTTCAACGATTTTGACTTTTTGCGGCAGGGACGGGGATGGGGTCATGGGCTGCTCCGGTAAGAATGTCTGTGCTGCTTGATCAATGCTGCTCTCAGTAGCCGCGCTGCACGTCGACTACATCGTCAATCGTGTCGCCGCGTTCGAGTGCCTGGATTTTGTGGGCAATCTGCACCGCGCTGGGGCCTGGCAGGGTCAGTGCCGCGGCGTGCGGGGTGATGGCAATGCGGGCGTCGTGCCAGAATGGATGCGAGGCCGGCAGCGGCTCGGTGCCGAATACATCGAGCATGGCGCCGGCGATATGTCCTGACTGGACCTGCGCCAGCAGGTCCTCGTCAACCACATGGCCGCCGCGCGCCACGTTGACCACGTAGGCGCCGGGCGCCAGCAGCGACAGGCGTTCCAGGTTCAGCAGGCTGGCCGTATCCGGGGTCAGTGGCAGCATGCAAACCAGCACGCGCGTCCCCCGCAGGAAGTCTGCCAGCTGGTCAGCCCCCGCAAAGCACTGCACGCCATCGATGTGCTTGGGCGTGCGGCTCCAGCCGCGCAGCGGGAAGCCAAACGGCGCCAGTGCATCGAGCACGCGCTTGCCCAGCACGCCGGTTCCCAGTACACCGACGGTAAAGTCCTCGCGCTCATATTGCGGCAGCTGCTTCCAGACGCGCGCGCGGGCCTGCGCTTCGTATTCGTCGAAGCGGCGAAAGTAGCGCAGCACCGCGTAGACGGCGTATTCCGCCATCTGGCTGGCCATACCGGCGTCACCCAGGCGCACGATGGGCACCGGCGGTAGCTGATCGGCCACCTTCAGAATGGCGTCGGCCCCGGCGCCGGTCAGGAAAATCGCCTTGACCGATTGCAGCTCGGGCACCATGGCCGCGGGTGGCGCGAACAAGACGGCATAATCACAGGGCGCAGTGTCGGCGCCTTCGCGCCACACCACCACCTGCGCCTGCGGCAGCGCCTTTGCGAAACCCGCGATCCAGGGCTGCGTCACGCCGTCGCCGCGATGCAGGAGGATGCGCATGGCTGTCAGGCTGCCTTGAAGGCGAGCAGCGGCGCGCCGTCGGTGACCTGGTCGCCTACCTGGTACAGGACTTCTTCCACCAGGCCGTCCGTTGGAGCGGCAATGGTGTGCTCCATCTTCATCGCTTCCATGATGACCAGCGGTTCGCCCTTCTTCACTTCCTGGCCCTTGCTGGCCAGGACCGCCACCACCTTGCCCGGCATGGGGGCGGTGAGGCGCCCGCCGGCGGCCTCCGCTTCGCCCGCGTGGGCCATCGGGTCGTTGTAGGTCAGCGCAAAATGGCGGCCACCGGTGAATACATGGAACACATCTTCATCGCGGCGCACGGTGCCGTGCATGGACGTGGCGCCCAGCTTGATCGACAGTTCCGAACCGTCGCGCGACGTCACCGACAACGGCACATCGATGCCGCCCACCGACAGGTCCCAGCCATGTGCGTGATAAGTCATGCCGACCGTGTAGCTCTTCTCTTCACGCAGCGACGTGTATTCATCGGTAAACGAGAGCTGGCGCTGGTATGCGCTGTTCAGGCGCCAGCCGAGGGCATTGCCCCACGGGTCGGCCGGGTTGGCCGACTGGCCGGCGGAAACGCCCTTCTCCGCTTCAATCAGCGATACCGCGGCCAGCGCCAGCGCGCCCACCGGGGCCGCCTTGGCAGGCGGGAACAGGGTGTCGCTGTTGCGTTCAATGAGACCGGTGTCGAGGTCGGCGGAAGAAAAGGCGGCGCCTTCCACCAGGCGCTTGAGGAAAGCGATGTTGCTGGCCAGGCCCACCAGCTGGAATTCCGACAGGGCCTGCGACATGCGTGCCAGTGCCTGGTTGCGGTCCGCGCCCCATACAATCAGCTTGGCAATCATGGGGTCGTAGAATGGCGAGATGGCGTCGCCTTCGCGCACGCCGGAGTCGATCCGCACGGCGGCGGGAGCGCCGCCAGGCGTGCCGCCCAGCTCAAAACTCACGCCGGCCGGAGTGCCCATGTGGCGCAGCGTGCCGATCGACGGCAGGAAGCCCTTTTCCGGATTTTCCGCGTACACGCGCGCCTCGATCGCGTGGCCATGGATGGCCAGTTCCGACTGCGCCTTGGGCAGCGGCTGGCCGGCCGCCACGCGCAGCTGCCACTCCACCAGATCGGTCCCGGTGATCATTTCAGTCACCGGATGCTCCACCTGCAGGCGCGTGTTCATCTCCATGAAGTAAAACGAGCCGTCCTGGTTGGCGATAAATTCCACCGTTCCCGCGCCCACGTAACCGACCGCACGCGCCGCGGCCACTGCCGCTTCGCCCATGGCGGCGCGGCGCTCGGCCGTCATGCCCGGCGCTGGCGCTTCTTCCAGCACTTTCTGGTGGCGCCGCTGCACCGAGCAATCGCGCTCGTGCAGGTAGACGCAGTTGCCGCGCGTATCGGCAAACACCTGGATCTCGATGTGGCGCGGGCGCTGCAGGTACTTCTCGGCCAGCACCTTGTCGTCGCCAAAGGAGCTGATGGCTTCGCGCTTGCACGACGCCAGGGCGGCCTTGAAGTCTTCCGAGCGCTCGATCACGCGCATGCCCTTGCCGCCGCCGCCGGCCGATGCCTTGAGCAGTACCGGGTAGCCGATGCGGTCACCCTGATCGTGCAGGAAGTCTGGATCCTGATTGTCGCCGTGGTAGCCTGGAACCAGCGGCACGTTGGCCTTTTCCATCAGCGACTTGGCGGCAGACTTGGAACCCATGGCGCGCATGGCGGACGCCGGCGGGCCAATGAAGACCAGTCCCGCGTCCACGCAGGCGTCGGCAAAATCGGCATTCTCGGACAAAAAGCCGTAGCCCGGATGGACCGCCTGGGCGCCGGTTGCCAGCGCCACGGCGATGATCTTGTCGCCGCACAGATAGCTTTCCTTGGCTGCTGCAGGTCCGATCAGTACAGCCTCATCGCACACCGCAACGTGTTTCGCGTTCGCGTCTGCCTCCGAGTACACGGCAACAGTCTTGATGCCCATGCGGCGCGCGGTAGCGGCCACACGGCAGGCGATTTCGCCGCGGTTGGCAATGAGGATTTTGGTGAACATAAATCGGGTCCGTTATCTGTTTTATGGGAAGGTGAAAATCAGCCGCCGCACTTGGCTTTGGGGGCCGAGTCCAGCGTGGCCGCACGGGTGACAAGCCCGAGCTTGCCTAGCAGGGTGCGGTCATCTTCGGCTTCCGGATTGTCGGTCGTGAGCAGCTTGTCGCCATAGAAAATCGAATTGGCGCCGGCCAGGAAGCACATGGCCTGCACCGCTTCGCCCATCTGGCGGCGGCCTGCCGACAGGCGCACGCGCGCCTGCGGCATGGTGATGCGGGCCACGGCGATGGTGCGCACGAATTCCAGCGGATCCAGCGGATCCATGCCGTG
This region of Massilia sp. PAMC28688 genomic DNA includes:
- a CDS encoding hydroxymethylglutaryl-CoA lyase — translated: MTPSPSLPQKVKIVEVGPRDGLQNEKESVSAAVKIELVDRLSQAGFANVEAASFVSPKWVPQMATSAEVMAGITRRAGTVYSALTPNMQGFEAALAARADEVVIFGSASEAFSQKNINCSIAESIARFEGVARAAKANGLRLRGSISCAFGCPYQGEVPLDAVADVVGRMRDLGCDEIDIADTIGVATARKTQAVMLRAAEAFHLDRISGHFHDTYGQALANIYASLEVGVSIFHSSLAGLGGCPYARGATGNVATEDVLYLMQGLGIETGVDLDLVVDAGQFISQHLGRKGASRAGNALAARRQATPA
- a CDS encoding glyoxylate/hydroxypyruvate reductase A; its protein translation is MRILLHRGDGVTQPWIAGFAKALPQAQVVVWREGADTAPCDYAVLFAPPAAMVPELQSVKAIFLTGAGADAILKVADQLPPVPIVRLGDAGMASQMAEYAVYAVLRYFRRFDEYEAQARARVWKQLPQYEREDFTVGVLGTGVLGKRVLDALAPFGFPLRGWSRTPKHIDGVQCFAGADQLADFLRGTRVLVCMLPLTPDTASLLNLERLSLLAPGAYVVNVARGGHVVDEDLLAQVQSGHIAGAMLDVFGTEPLPASHPFWHDARIAITPHAAALTLPGPSAVQIAHKIQALERGDTIDDVVDVQRGY
- a CDS encoding acetyl/propionyl/methylcrotonyl-CoA carboxylase subunit alpha; this translates as MFTKILIANRGEIACRVAATARRMGIKTVAVYSEADANAKHVAVCDEAVLIGPAAAKESYLCGDKIIAVALATGAQAVHPGYGFLSENADFADACVDAGLVFIGPPASAMRAMGSKSAAKSLMEKANVPLVPGYHGDNQDPDFLHDQGDRIGYPVLLKASAGGGGKGMRVIERSEDFKAALASCKREAISSFGDDKVLAEKYLQRPRHIEIQVFADTRGNCVYLHERDCSVQRRHQKVLEEAPAPGMTAERRAAMGEAAVAAARAVGYVGAGTVEFIANQDGSFYFMEMNTRLQVEHPVTEMITGTDLVEWQLRVAAGQPLPKAQSELAIHGHAIEARVYAENPEKGFLPSIGTLRHMGTPAGVSFELGGTPGGAPAAVRIDSGVREGDAISPFYDPMIAKLIVWGADRNQALARMSQALSEFQLVGLASNIAFLKRLVEGAAFSSADLDTGLIERNSDTLFPPAKAAPVGALALAAVSLIEAEKGVSAGQSANPADPWGNALGWRLNSAYQRQLSFTDEYTSLREEKSYTVGMTYHAHGWDLSVGGIDVPLSVTSRDGSELSIKLGATSMHGTVRRDEDVFHVFTGGRHFALTYNDPMAHAGEAEAAGGRLTAPMPGKVVAVLASKGQEVKKGEPLVIMEAMKMEHTIAAPTDGLVEEVLYQVGDQVTDGAPLLAFKAA